From a region of the Actinomadura luzonensis genome:
- a CDS encoding SDR family NAD(P)-dependent oxidoreductase, translating into MRTALVTGGSRGIGRAVALRLAADGFRVALTYTADDTAAKEVTGRIEQAGGSAFAVRADLGDPADTERLADHVADAFPALDVLVNNAGIAGSGPIAEETPQTYDRVFAVNVKGPFFLTRRLLPLIPDGGRIITITSGATRIAFPEGIAYAMTKGALRTFTLALAKELGPRGITVNDVAPGIIDTDANAAWLRGDPEAAAYAASRHALGRVGRPEEIAGAVAFLASPQASFITGSTIDATGGGNL; encoded by the coding sequence ATGAGGACTGCCCTCGTGACGGGCGGCAGCAGAGGGATCGGCCGCGCCGTCGCGCTGCGCCTGGCCGCGGACGGCTTCCGCGTCGCGCTCACCTACACCGCCGACGACACCGCCGCCAAGGAGGTGACCGGCCGCATCGAACAGGCGGGCGGCAGCGCCTTCGCCGTCCGCGCCGACCTCGGCGACCCGGCGGACACCGAACGGCTCGCCGACCACGTCGCGGACGCCTTCCCGGCGCTGGACGTGCTGGTCAACAACGCCGGCATCGCCGGCTCCGGCCCGATCGCCGAGGAGACGCCGCAGACCTACGACCGGGTCTTCGCGGTCAACGTCAAAGGCCCGTTCTTCCTGACCAGGCGGCTGCTGCCGCTGATCCCGGACGGCGGCCGGATCATCACGATCACCTCCGGCGCGACCCGCATCGCCTTCCCCGAGGGCATCGCCTACGCGATGACCAAGGGCGCCCTGCGCACGTTCACCCTGGCCCTGGCCAAGGAGCTCGGGCCGCGCGGCATCACGGTCAACGACGTCGCCCCCGGCATCATCGACACCGACGCCAACGCCGCCTGGCTGCGCGGCGACCCCGAGGCGGCCGCGTACGCGGCGAGCCGGCACGCGCTCGGCCGCGTCGGCCGCCCCGAGGAGATCGCCGGCGCGGTCGCCTTCCTCGCCTCCCCGCAGGCGAGCTTCATCACCGGCAGCACGATCGACGCCACCGGCGGCGGCAACCTCTGA